DNA from Danaus plexippus chromosome 6, MEX_DaPlex, whole genome shotgun sequence:
TCCACGTTCGAACTAGATTGATCTTGGTCCTGGATGAACGGAATAGAACAACATTAtacgatgaaaaaaaaaaaacaaaaaaatactacacaAAATCAGAGATTATCTCAAAGCAATTTAGTCATGAAAAATTACGTTcagtatatttaatgtatgacATATACGACTTAGAAGCatcattttaacattaaaaataaagtcagTTAGTTATTTGTACGGTTATAACTAGTCTGGCCATAAATACTTTcacatttaaacttttatttttttcagccttataattattttgaatttggaacactttattattttaaaaacttgtttaGATTTTGCGccatttaacatatttttatgttcactattaaattacaatatggAATGGGTGGTTAAAGAAAGAGCATTGTAGTGACTAGGTATAGTGAAGTTCATAAATAAGTACTAATATGTTGCTCTATTTATAcaggtatatattatttttggagGTTTTAGTTGTATtgtctgttttatttacttacaatatTCGGGTTGATATCTTCACCAGATATGCTGATGTCGGTTTGATCGGGTCGTTGGGGCTCCTCGGGGCGTATATCTGGAGCACCTTCCGAAGGCTTGGACAATACACGCgctgaaaatatatgaacatacATTGAAAAGACattttgtatgtaatgtatgtatatctataGCATCGCTTTTATTGGGTTGAGTGCGTTATTTGCTAACGTCACAGTTTAGAAGGAATAAGAAGTATCGTACAAAATAATGACTAAGATCCTATTATAGTTGtagtaaatagaattaaaatgttagaaaattttgatgCAGCCAATAGTATAGATGACGAAGACTATATCAGACCAGGGAAGGGAAGGTAGCatgatagttaaaataaatataagatatacaaCATCGACAGTCATGCGGAGTTTCATAAGTATTATCAATAGTGATGATGAATGAgtctaagatattttatatcagaaaCAGCATGAGAACCCGATGATAAGCATGGTAATACCAACGAAAGGattccataataaataaaaatgtcgcaaattatttgataattatacaTCATGCAGTACACCAAAACTCACCCAGCTCCTCCGAAAACAGCGTCAGAGTTAGATTTAAATGTTAGACGGTCACagtttattatagttatttaaatgaagccTAAAAGTTAAGTGATATCACGATAATATTTGATTGGATACACTAGACGAAAAGTATTGTATCACACACTAAACGCTACTGAAATACGTTCAGTTATTGTTGTTATCATTGTGGCCTCATAAGGATAATACTGGGCGTTAGCTGAAGTCTGACATCCGTTTTCATTTGAAACATCGTTTACGAATCgggttaatttatttgaataaaaataataaaatgatatatgacATAGAATTTTTCGCTCGCCAGATATCGATGATTGATCTCACTGGAACTTCGTTCATAGTTGTCTGTACTAGTTCTCGATAGAGGGTTAGCGAAAATTccatatcataataaaataataaaggcaACAAAACGGGCATGCGATGGCCTCTACTCACGACCGACTACATCGAACGAGTCTACTGGGATGGGTCTGTCAGTGTCTGAGGGCTCGGTCTCTGGGACCGGCGGTAGGGTGGTGGTGATTCTCCGCGGGGTGAAGTCCTCGTCATCCTCGGGGGCCCCGGGATGGGGGGCGTCACCTGAGCCGCGGCCGTCTTCGTCGTCGGGTCCGGGGCCGGGCCCCCAGCCGGAGCCGGAGCTCTCGTCTATCTCTAGGCCCGAGCCGTCATCGTCGATGAAGAGATCCTTGTCCGAAGCGAGCGGCTCGTCCCGCTGCTGGATGGTCCCTTCGGTCACAGGAACACTAGTCGTCtcctgaaaattatatataagttgtatTTTAGCTTGGATACGTCACTTTGTAAGGATTACGTTACGAGTTTAATGAACAGcaattactaatattattattttgatttgtttttgatCGTTAAATTTCAGTTTCACATTGTTCACAATAACCGataatgtcatattttaagtgaaaatgTCACAATATGATACTATAATCACGGCTTTGCTTTATGCATAGGATGTTGGTCTAATAGAGAACAAAGGAGGAATATTAAGAAGTCTTAATAAATCTTCTTTCTTAATGCAATCTGACATGTATGCTGTATGCGGGAGGGTAGACTGCATAGATATATATCAATAGGCGCGACCTATTTCCAGAAACTTCACAGCATCAATTATGCAATTTGCAATAACCACAATTTCTAACgcatatatcatattttccGACTTTCTAACAAACACAGTAAAGCCTTATCTTAcgttttcaataaacaatatataatccaCGTCATCTCGGGGGAATACGTGATGAATGGGTGGCGtcagattatatattaaaagttcacTCACCTCCTCGGATTCCTAGAACGTTACGAATGCTATTAGTGAGCGTAGGCCTAATGGTTTGTTATTGATAACAGCTTTTGAAAGCTTTGGCAGTGTCCTTTTGGCTAGCGTAAGTTGTGTAGTGGCGGTAGGCGATCGATAGGCTTTTTGAGGGGAATGAGGTGCGGCGGCGAGGGACGAAGGGGCCGGGGGGAAGGTTTGGCTGGAAGCCTCTGGCATGACTCGTTCCCTCGCTTTGCCAATAGATGCCGGGATGTGGTTAAGGCTTGCGAGGAGAGCGATTTCAGGATTTTCCGTTAGAGCGCGCTACGaactgaacatattttaatatcgtttCAAAGTTTTGATCAAACATCgaagtcttttattttgtatattatggTATACTATACGTTCTATCGAGTATGTAGTCCAGTTCAAAACGATTCCATATtagaagcaataaataaaatattttggaagGAATTCTAACAGCAAATATCGTATAGACGGCTATACACAGTAATGCTTAAAAAAAGTATGGtagacaattatattataataattttttttgttacacaaAATGTCAAGTACGCTGAAGTTCGGTTACAACGAATGGACTGACGAATACATTTGCTTCCGCGTTATTACAGCATCCATTGTCTGCGACCGACACTTGTGaagacaaaaaatttatttacagcgATATAAAACACGCTAAATATAAACCGTAACCTGCttccatttatattataaggctTTTGTAAATCATGATATTCATTTCGTATGTTAACGTCCCTCGGATGTATTTATCTAATTAGTATGATTCCATTGctttcattacttttattaattgaattatgtttatagaattatttccATTCATCGTCTATAGTACTTTGATTCGTTcggaaataaatatctttttatatacttatataataaaaagccgattatattaaaatatatatgggaGGGAAATTCTCTTCGTGAATAGtattgttgtaaaaatattatttcaattgatgttcatcaagaaaatatacaatgagCTTGTAAGagttttaacgttttaaaagtGATTTGGTTTtcgattactttatttttttaatatcaataatatgcATGACTggatataataagtaataagttGAAACTAGATTCTTATAagctaattatatattttttgagatTAAAAATTGCAGGTATAAAAGCATAAAAACAATCCTTTACGTATCAAGATTAAAGATAATGCATTTTTTCCCAGTGTACTCGGTCAAGTGTTAGTACGGGTTCGGAGAACAATTCGTTTCTTTTAACATTTCGTTTTAGAGCGACCTAGCATTAAAAGTTCAATGACCGTCTGTGGCCACTTTAATAATAGATGCAACGGTTCAAACGCTCCATTTGATTAAGCGAACTAATTGTTGCCGTTTTGAGGAGAgctcttaaattaattttatcaaaatgctGTACtgtaataataactataattatattcactaaatgttttattgagaCCggcattaaaacttaaaatatagcgtatatatttcttaaatgaaacattaacggagatataatatttacgacCTTCTCTccgaatatattttcagtttggTTTTGTTAAGAGTGACTTCTAAAGAtcatattaaagttctttggaatttattataaacgacGAATACTAAAGTAGACGAAttctgtttaaaatgtaaaatgttaatgGAAATCACTGCTAGGGGAATTAGGGAGTTCTTACAGGACGCGGCGTGGGTGAGAGACCCTTGCGGTTATTGAACTTAACTTCAATTTTACAACACGTATAGATGAAATATTCAGATCTTGATGAACTAACTTATATGTACGTAGGTTATGTAATCGtcagtattatattttgacttGGCTTAAGTTGTCTCAGCCGAGTAGTGTCCTCGTCTTACTATTAGGCATTCTCTATGTGATTACACCGCAAAGCGCATATGACCTACATAATTACCGAGATAGCACGTTACTCAATACATatgattgtttgaaataacacattaattttcttatttaaaacttatatctcATGGaacagaattaattattttggacGTTGATTACTCACGCAGagaattttttacaaaaaaattattacattaatactCTAATGGACAAAGTATAAGGTAAATTCCTTGAAGACGATCTCTCATAAAAATGTCAGGAGTTATTCGACCTTTTAATAGTTTGATAGTtgagagttttattttttttaatttgtcgtTGGCATTAATTGCGGCCGGAGTGGTCGCTTCGTTTCATATTTGAGTGGAAAAGTATATTTGTGACAACAAAATGAATCTCTTGAACGATATTATGAAACTTTGCTCCTGCTGAATTGCTTTTTAAGCCTCTTACGACGCCGATGTTTAATCTACACGAACTGAAATTGTTCGTGCCGCTTTCGAGgtgtatcatattttattataaactataaaaatatctataacagaaaaataaaactgtagagAAAGAGTACaaaatgaaaagtattttaaattatatattaatatgtaaccATATGTTTCGGCCTGAAAACCTATTCaatgttaaacatattttaacgagtaaataaaattaattactcttcaactataaattattatttatttaagcaaaTTATGGAATCGATACTTATCGGCATGATGCAgttgtttcaaattatttaattcctaACACACAGCGTAGAAGGAAATACTTATTCAAAACTCTTTTGTCTTGTTAGGGATGTAAATGTACGACAGTTTtgccaaaattattaataaggaggattaaaatttaattataatcattggAATAAGGTATAAACAAAACTGTCGAGCTAAAATATGATTTGTCTAATAATTTCACTTTAATGTTCTATGACTcgtgttttaaaacttaaaatttaacacagattaaaaatgcCAAAAAGTTTAACAAGGGAAGTAGAAACTGTCTGagctataattttatgaggcctatatattttaaaaacggaATCGATAGAGAGTGGCTTACAAGTTTGTTGTTACAAAACTCGTAAGCTTGATAACAGTACGCCGCTAATTACTAATTACCTACTGacggtattaaaatatttattatttaattaattacatacaatgCATGtcccatataaaaaatacacgtCGATACACGCAAAGTCAATACGGGATACCAGcattttcttgtttaaataCGAACACACTTTGaacttatgaaaaatatatctgtttttCCTTAAGACTTGaaccatttttattgaatacttGTGTTCTAGAACGtagaatattgttataaagatattgttatcatatatttattaatatttcaatcgtAGCCAAATTCATTCACATTTATCAATTGTGACGAAATAACTGTCTGCATTAAAAAACTACCACCTGAATTCTCCGTTTTGATGTcggttaataataataagatataaaaaacgaACTTAAAATAAGACGTTACATCGGAGAGTGAAGCAATAGACCGTAAAATATCAAGAGACCGACAAATCAGGTCATGGCCTGCTTGAAATCACACTCTCGTTCAATTTATCaaactaaataacatttaattcaaagaaaatacaaatttcataaaatgaaattaatctaATTTCTTAAAGACATTTTACGCCGCGAACTCTTCAAAGACGTCAAaccaaagtaatttaaatactaaactGTTCAAAACACGCCTTCTAGGTATTTACTTGAAAAACTTGGACTCATCAGCATCAGCCTACagaacttataataaataaataatacagaaaGCCGTAAAACTTTGAGATGCAAGTAATAAAGTGAGTTTATAAAGACTTGTAAAGCAAAGACGGggctgtaatttatttgttgctCTGTGGAAAAATTAAAGTCGAAACGTTTCTTGAGACTtgagtttttcttttattatctcATTCGCGATTGGTTTTCTAtctaattttttctttattgaatCTCGTTTGTTAAATGTTGTTGTTAGCATGTAACAAGCGAAGGctagagatatttttttatgcctctttttatataagtatatgctAAGTTCAGCGAAGTTTCCCTTCCGTCGTCCACGTTGGACTTATGTGGCGTTCTTAGCTcaagtttt
Protein-coding regions in this window:
- the LOC116779193 gene encoding syndecan isoform X1 — translated: MQLSIYLWLSCVALAGYVRATEETTSVPVTEGTIQQRDEPLASDKDLFIDDDGSGLEIDESSGSGWGPGPGPDDEDGRGSGDAPHPGAPEDDEDFTPRRITTTLPPVPETEPSDTDRPIPVDSFDVVGPRVLSKPSEGAPDIRPEEPQRPDQTDISISGEDINPNIDQDQSSSNVEPESRPSDNSVFIMNAKPEDRATSFFAQPGILAAVIGGAVVGLLCAILVVMFIVYRMRKKDEGSYALDEPKRSPAAASYGKGHNNREFYA